Proteins encoded together in one Myxocyprinus asiaticus isolate MX2 ecotype Aquarium Trade chromosome 9, UBuf_Myxa_2, whole genome shotgun sequence window:
- the wbp4 gene encoding WW domain-binding protein 4, which produces MADYWKSQPRKFCQYCKCWIADNKPSIEFHERGKNHKENVAAKITDIKKKSIAKLKQEEKMSKEFAAMEAAALKAYEQDLKRMNAPSGESLAVTEAPVKPQTKPQSKPQTKPQTKPQHKAQRREFKVHKQTSSSNNNNNQGTVWVEGTTDDGHIYYYNTITGASQWQKPDGFQSESTPSSSSSSSSAAGQTQETSASSWIEAVSPEGYSYYYNTETGESSWEKPENFSPSDGSPHEDSGAAEEPESLSAGENSSDAPKDTTEPEPEPAESTHSSVPKISFRKRKEPTETSADDGSEEKADEGGREEEEEQKESDRRVTETVEHVTLVKKPRQKNINPYGVWEQIQPEEDPYENVDLQLPQMESAVAAAAPSGVPQEPRTKFKERTITSLGDEGCAGATFKKRKTENGKSRSLRQREKDE; this is translated from the exons AT GGCAGACTACTGGAAGTCACAGCCGCGGAAGTTCTGTCAGTACTGCAAGTGTTGGATCGCTGATAATAAACCT AGTATCGAATTTCACGAGAGAGGAAAGAATCACAAGGAAAATGTCGCGGCTAAAATCACAGAT ATTAAGAAGAAAAGCATCGCAAAACTCAAACAGGAGGAGAAGATGTCAAAAGAGTTTGCAGCGATGGAGGCGGCAGCACTTAAAGCGTATGAGCAGGATCTGAAGAGAATGAACGCTCCATCAG GTGAGAGTTTAGCTGTGACTGAAGCTCCTGTTAAACCACAAACTAAACCACAATCTAAACCACAAACTAAACCACAAACTAAACCACAACATAAGGCACAGAGACGTGAATTCAAAGTCCACAAGCAGACCAGcagcagtaataataataataatcaggggACTGTTTGGGTGGAGGGAACCACTGATGACGGACACATTTACTACTACAACACCATCACAGGAG CGTCTCAGTGGCAGAAACCAGACGGCTTTCAGAGTGAGAgtacaccatcatcatcatcatcatcatcatcagctgCTGGACAAACTCAG GAAACTTCAGCCAGTTCATGGATTGAGGCTGTGAGTCCTGAGGGATACTCGTATTACTACAACACTGAGACCGGCG AGTCCAGCTGGGAGAAACCAGAGAACTTCAGTCCTTCAGATGGATCTCCTCATGAGGATTCAGGAGCAGCGGAGGAGCCCGAGTCTCTTTCTGCAGGAGAAAACTCCTCTGACGCTCCAAAAGACACAACAGAACCAGAACCAGAACCGGCAGAAAGCACACACAGCAGCGTACCAAAGATCAGTTTCagg AAAAGGAAAGAGCCGACTGAAACATCAGCAGATGATGGAAGTGAGGAAAAGGCTGATGAAGGAGGAcgagaggaagaagaggagcaGAAAGAGAGCGACAGACGTGTGACTGAAACAGTGGAACATGTGACACTCGTAAAGAAACCCAGACAGAAGAACATCAATCCATACGGAGTCTGGGAGCAGATCCAGCCTGAGGAAGATCCATA TGAGAATGTGGATCTGCAGCTGCCGCAGATGGAGAGCGCAGTCGCTGCAGCCGCTCCATCTGGTGTCCCGCAGGAGCCCAGAACGAAGTTTAAAGAGCGCACCATCACGTCACTGGGAGACGAGGGCTGCGCTGGAGCCACATTCAAGAAGAGGAAGACTGAGAACGGCAAATCCAGGAgtctgagacagagagagaaagacgagTAG
- the mtrf1 gene encoding peptide chain release factor 1, mitochondrial isoform X1, whose translation MASVVFRLVRSVSSCRPFSHKTDDFLKSDAVQRHIKRVLDEYKCISSSVESGCVSESDRKVLNLKLVEVSKVFNAFERAQLVMRELTEIQTLIDNTRAEDQQMLSLLREEHTEISRRIETLNEKLIQSLVPADEHDSKNVFLEVVAGRTTGGDICQQFTREMFNMYQGFASYKNWDFEVFNYTPADYGGLHHAAVRVSGDGVYRWLKFEGGTHRVQRIPEVGLSSRMQRIHTGTMTVIVLPQPDDVDIHIDVKDLRIDTFRSKGAGGQSVNTTDSAVRIVHLPTGTVSECQQFRSQLQNRDTAMRVLRARLYQSSMGQQRENTHATRKQQVGTRSQSERIRTYNFSQDRVTDHRIRYVTRDIKEFMRGGESLEEVVRLLQEHNYTQTLMNLIQSRPDEPDPESP comes from the exons ATGGCGTCGGTTGTGTTCAGACTCGTGCGGAGTGTGTCGAGCTGTCGACCATTCTCTCACAAAACTGATGATTTCCTGAAAAGCGATGCTGTTCAGAGACACATTAAACGCGTGTTAgatgaatataaatgtatttcgAGTAGTGTCGAGAGCGGGTGTGTTAGTGAGTCTGACAGGAAAGTTTTAAATCTTAAACTGGTTGAAGTGTCGAAGGTGTTTAACGCGTTTGAGAGAGCTCAACTAGTGATGAGAGAACTAACAGAGATACAAACACTCATTGACA ATACGAGAGCTGAAGACCAGCAGATGCTTTCACTCCTGAGAGAGGAACACACTGAGATCAGCAGAAGAATAGAGACACTTAATGAGAAG CTGATTCAGTCTCTGGTTCCGGCTGATGAACATGACAGTAAAAATGTCTTTCTGGAGGTCGTAGCTGGACGAACCACTGGAG gTGATATCTGTCAGCAGTTCACTCGAGAGATGTTTAATATGTATCAGGGTTTTGCCAGCTATAAAAACTGGGACTTTGAGGTTTTCAACTACACACCTGCAGATTATG GTGGTCTTCATCACGCTGCTGTGAGGGTCTCAGGTGATGGTGTGTATCGCTGGTTGAAGTTTGAGGGTGGCACACACAGAGTTCAGAGGATTCCTGAAGTGGGTTTGTCGTCTCGTATGCAGCGCATTCACACTGGAACGATGACAGTCATTGTGCTACCGCAGCCAGATGAT GTTGACATTCACATCGATGTGAAAGACTTGCGAATCGACACCTTCAGATCGAAAGGAGCAGGCGGTCAGAGCGTCAACACCACTGACAGCGCTGTACGAATAGTTCACCTGCCCACAG GGACCGTATCAGAGTGTCAGCAGTTTCGCTCTCAGTTACAGAATCGTGACACGGCGATGCGTGTGCTGCGAGCGCGACTGTACCAGAGCAGCATGGGACAGCAGAGAGAGAACACACACGCGACACGCAAACAACAG GTGGGCACTCGATCTCAGTCTGAGAGAATCCGCACATATAACTTCAGTCAGGACCGAGTGACAGATCACAGGATCAGATACGTGACACGAGATATCAAG GAGTTCATGAGAGGAGGTGAATCTCTCGAGGAGGTGGTCAGACTTCTGCAggaacacaattacacacaaacactgatgAACCTGATCCAGAGTCGCCCTGATGAACCTGATCCAGAGTCGCCCTGA
- the mtrf1 gene encoding peptide chain release factor 1, mitochondrial isoform X2, with product MASVVFRLVRSVSSCRPFSHKTDDFLKSDAVQRHIKRVLDEYKCISSSVESGCVSESDRKVLNLKLVEVSKVFNAFERAQLVMRELTEIQTLIDNTRAEDQQMLSLLREEHTEISRRIETLNEKLIQSLVPADEHDSKNVFLEVVAGRTTGGDICQQFTREMFNMYQGFASYKNWDFEVFNYTPADYGGLHHAAVRVSGDGVYRWLKFEGGTHRVQRIPEVGLSSRMQRIHTGTMTVIVLPQPDDVDIHIDVKDLRIDTFRSKGAGGQSVNTTDSAVRIVHLPTGTVSECQQFRSQLQNRDTAMRVLRARLYQSSMGQQRENTHATRKQQVGTRSQSERIRTYNFSQDRVTDHRIRYVTRDIKFTCEVCVLCRSS from the exons ATGGCGTCGGTTGTGTTCAGACTCGTGCGGAGTGTGTCGAGCTGTCGACCATTCTCTCACAAAACTGATGATTTCCTGAAAAGCGATGCTGTTCAGAGACACATTAAACGCGTGTTAgatgaatataaatgtatttcgAGTAGTGTCGAGAGCGGGTGTGTTAGTGAGTCTGACAGGAAAGTTTTAAATCTTAAACTGGTTGAAGTGTCGAAGGTGTTTAACGCGTTTGAGAGAGCTCAACTAGTGATGAGAGAACTAACAGAGATACAAACACTCATTGACA ATACGAGAGCTGAAGACCAGCAGATGCTTTCACTCCTGAGAGAGGAACACACTGAGATCAGCAGAAGAATAGAGACACTTAATGAGAAG CTGATTCAGTCTCTGGTTCCGGCTGATGAACATGACAGTAAAAATGTCTTTCTGGAGGTCGTAGCTGGACGAACCACTGGAG gTGATATCTGTCAGCAGTTCACTCGAGAGATGTTTAATATGTATCAGGGTTTTGCCAGCTATAAAAACTGGGACTTTGAGGTTTTCAACTACACACCTGCAGATTATG GTGGTCTTCATCACGCTGCTGTGAGGGTCTCAGGTGATGGTGTGTATCGCTGGTTGAAGTTTGAGGGTGGCACACACAGAGTTCAGAGGATTCCTGAAGTGGGTTTGTCGTCTCGTATGCAGCGCATTCACACTGGAACGATGACAGTCATTGTGCTACCGCAGCCAGATGAT GTTGACATTCACATCGATGTGAAAGACTTGCGAATCGACACCTTCAGATCGAAAGGAGCAGGCGGTCAGAGCGTCAACACCACTGACAGCGCTGTACGAATAGTTCACCTGCCCACAG GGACCGTATCAGAGTGTCAGCAGTTTCGCTCTCAGTTACAGAATCGTGACACGGCGATGCGTGTGCTGCGAGCGCGACTGTACCAGAGCAGCATGGGACAGCAGAGAGAGAACACACACGCGACACGCAAACAACAG GTGGGCACTCGATCTCAGTCTGAGAGAATCCGCACATATAACTTCAGTCAGGACCGAGTGACAGATCACAGGATCAGATACGTGACACGAGATATCAAG TTCACATGTGAAGTTTGTGTTCTGTGCAGGAGTTCATGA